The Capra hircus breed San Clemente chromosome 2, ASM170441v1, whole genome shotgun sequence genome window below encodes:
- the ARL5A gene encoding ADP-ribosylation factor-like protein 5A — MGILFTRIWRLFNHQEHKVIIVGLDNAGKTTILYQFSMNEVVHTSPTIGSNVEEIVINNTRFLMWDIGGQESLRSSWNTYYTNTEFVIVVVDSTDRERISVTREELYKMLAHEDLRKAGLLIFANKQDVKGCMTVAEISQFLKLTSIKDHQWHIQACCALTGEGLCQGLEWMMSRLKIR, encoded by the exons agCACAAAGTTATCATTGTTGGGCTGGATAATGCAGGAAAAACTACCATCCTTTACCAATT TTCTATGAATGAAGTTGTACATACGTCCCCAACAATAGGAAGTAATGTAGAAGAGATAGTGATTAATAATACACGTTTTCTAATGTGGGATATTGGTGGCCAAGAATCTCTTCGTTCTTCCTGGAACACTTATTATACTAACACGGAG ttTGTAATAGTTGTTGTGGACAGTACAGACAGAGAAAGGATTTCTGTAACTAGAGAAGAACTCTATAAAATGTTAGCCCATGAG gACCTAAGGAAAGCTGGATTGCTGATTTTTGCTAACAAACAAGATGTTAAAGGATGCATGACTGTAGCAGAAATCTCCCAGTTTTTGAAACTAACTTCTATTAAAGATCACCAGTGGCACATCCAGGCATGCTGTGCTCTTACTGGCGAGGG attATGCCAAGGACTTGAATGGATGATGTCACGACTTAAGATTAGATGA